From Glycine soja cultivar W05 chromosome 4, ASM419377v2, whole genome shotgun sequence, the proteins below share one genomic window:
- the LOC114409104 gene encoding U-box domain-containing protein 26-like, translating into MRTHQQPKLKTQLFSCAFFRHCAQTLLSPTATTPPPFQCESSTSSSSATSQSFTQWRFSPPTPNTTTNNNNNNLIQTNTNPPSPPPPPQIHNLQELFHISEFQLSTDPTSALNLLERSLVPNPPQEQPPCPPNLMRALTANLAQAKPATKILFALCLSDANRRVAVEAGAVSAVVEAAPDLDGAPAERALAALELMCTLPEGAEELRAHALAVPVMVTMMAKTAARGKEYAIGALAVVYGAAGAENHYTAPPEEVARAVELALQGECSARGRRKGTQLLKTLQQLSQAEIEASETHAHDGN; encoded by the coding sequence ATGAGAACCCATCAACAACCAAAACTCAAAACCCAACTATTCTCATGCGCCTTCTTCCGCCACTGCGCCCAAACCCTCCTCAGCCCCACCGCCACCACCCCTCCTCCCTTCCAATGCGAATCCtccacctcctcctcctccgccACTTCCCAAAGCTTCACCCAGTGGAGATTCTCTCCTCCAACCCCCAACACCACCaccaataacaataacaacaacctcATCCAAACAAACACTAATCCTCCTTCTCCACCTCCACCACCTCAAATCCACAACCTCCAAGAACTCTTCCACATTTCAGAATTCCAACTATCAACCGACCCCACCTCAGCCCTCAACCTTCTAGAACGTTCTCTTGTCCCCAATCCTCCCCAAGAGCAACCGCCGTGCCCTCCCAACCTCATGCGCGCCCTCACCGCCAACCTCGCCCAGGCCAAGCCCGCCACCAAGATCCTCTTCGCCCTCTGCCTCTCCGACGCCAACCGCCGCGTCGCCGTCGAGGCCGGCGCCGTCTCCGCCGTCGTGGAGGCCGCCCCCGACCTCGACGGCGCCCCCGCCGAGCGCGCCCTCGCTGCCCTCGAGCTCATGTGCACGCTCCCCGAAGGCGCCGAGGAGCTCCGCGCCCACGCCCTCGCCGTCCCCGTCATGGTCACCATGATGGCCAAGACCGCCGCAAGGGGCAAGGAGTACGCCATCGGAGCCCTCGCCGTCGTCTACGGCGCCGCCGGCGCCGAGAACCACTACACCGCGCCTCCCGAAGAGGTGGCGCGTGCGGTGGAACTCGCCCTGCAGGGCGAGTGCAGCGCCAGGGGGAGGAGGAAAGGGACGCAGCTGCTGAAGACGCTGCAACAACTCTCTCAGGCTGAGATTGAAGCTTCTGAGACTCACGCTCACGACGGCAATTGA
- the LOC114409107 gene encoding probable beta-1,4-xylosyltransferase IRX9H: MASVRRTLSPVPRAGTVANGEVCSVASPLSKSSSSPQNFSPSVGLDYRALVFGVFSPRSFRALERSKPRGQLWRKMLFHFFICFVVGVSIGLIPLASTHMSANLMPKQQAFSFEVISAVANFQPFENVNLNVTPSINEAVNFNATLYSTVKEQELIDGVAYNVSNSQISENPYLESQKLLIIVTPTHNHLFQAYYLHRLSQTLKLVPPPLLWIVVEMTSQSEETADILWSSGIMYRHLICKTNLTNPSHRSILQRNVAMAHIETHRLEGIVYFADDDNIYSVELFQQMREIRRFGTWTVARLLGDKSSIVLQGPICNGSQVIGWHTDESNGKSKRFHAEMPGFAFNSTILWDPKRWHRPTLEPIRQLDSVKESLWVSTLIEQVVEDESQMEGLMDNCSRVMVWHIDLESSYSFYPQKWIVKNNLDAIVHLPLV, translated from the exons ATGGCATCTGTTAGAAGAACCTTGTCTCCCGTGCCTAGAGCTGGAACTGTAGCAAATGGAGAAGTGTGTTCAGTAGCTTCTCCCTTGTCGAAGTCCTCATCGAGTCCTCAGAACTTCTCACCATCGGTTGGATTGGACTACCGTGCACTTGTGTTTGGTGTTTTCTCCCCAAGGTCTTTCAGGGCTTTGGAGAGATCAAAGCCACGGGGGCAGCTTTGGAGGAAGatgctttttcattttttcatttgcTTCGTGGTTGGTGTTTCTATTGGACTCATCCCACTTGCATCGACACACATGTCCGCAAATCTCATGCCAAAACAACAAGCCTTCTCCTTTGAGGTGATATCTGCAGTGGCAAATTTCCAGCCatttgaaaatgtaaatttaaatgtgaCCCCATCAATCAACGAGGCTGTGAATTTTAATGCTACTTTGTATTCAACTGTGAAAGAACAGGAACTAATAGATGGAGTGGCATATAATGTCTCCAACAGCCAAATCAGTGAAAATCCATATTTGGAGTCTCAGAAGCTTCTCATAATTGTAACCCCAACACACAATCATCTATTTCAAGCATATTATTTGCATCGCTTGTCGCAGACATTAAAATTGGTCCCACCTCCCTTGTTGTGGATTGTTGTTGAGATGACTTCCCAATCTGAAGAAACTGCTGACATCTTATGGAGTAGTGGGATTATGTACAGGCATCTCATTTGTAAAACAAATCTAACCAACCCAAGCCATAGGAGCATTCTTCAAAGAAATGTTGCAATGGCACACATTGAAACTCATCGTCTTGAAGGAATTGTTTACTTTGCAGATGATGATAACATCTACTCAGTGGAACTCTTTCAGCAAATGAGAGAAATAAG GCGATTTGGAACATGGACTGTAGCAAGATTATTAGGGGATAAAAGTAGCATTGTCTTGCAAGGGCCCATTTGTAATGGAAGTCAAGTAATTGGATGGCATACAGATGAATCAAATGGGAAATCTAAAAGATTTCATGCTGAAATGCCGGGTTTTGCCTTCAATAGTACAATACTCTGGGATCCAAAGAGGTGGCACCGCCCCACTCTTGAACCTATCAGACAACTTGATTCGGTCAAGGAAAGTTTGTGG GTTAGCACATTGATTGAGCAGGTGGTTGAAGATGAAAGTCAAATGGAGGGCTTAATGGACAACTGCTCGAGAGTTATGGTCTGGCATATTGATCTTGAATCATCTTATTCGTTCTATCCTCAGAAGTGGATTGTAAAGAACAACCTAGATGCCATTGTTCATCTTCCACTTGTGTGA
- the LOC114409106 gene encoding ER membrane protein complex subunit 1-like produces MAMTIRVFLILLLFLSSTHLSYSLYEDQVGLMDWHQQYIGKVKHALFHTQKSGRKRVLVSTEENVVASLDLRRGEIFWRHVLGTNDVVDGLDIALGKYVITLSSDGSILRAWNLPDGQMVWESFLQGSVASKSILYIPKNLKADKDDLILVFGKGCLHAVSSIDGEVLWKKDFVGESIEVNHIIQSTDEIYVAGFVGSSKFYVYGLNAKNGELLKNDHKALPCDTFGELLSVSGDKFVVLDKTRSKILTINIKNGEISYKQKPISDLIEDSSGQAVLLPSRLPELFALRINSHVLLIKVTNEGELVLVDQINNAAAVSDALSIPEGQHAFAFVQHEDSKIHLFVKDVNDWNGDLLKERVVIDHQRGNVDKIFINNYVRTDRSYGFRALMVMEDHSLLLVQQGEIVWSREDGLASVVDVTASELPVEKEGVSVAKVEQNLFEWLKGHVLKLKGTLMIASAEDVVAIQALRLRSSEKSKMTRDHNGFRKLLIVLTRAGKVFALHTGDGRVVWSILLHTLRKTEVCEHPIGLNIYQWQVPHHHALDENPSILVVGRCGPSLAAPSVLSFIDAYTGKELNSLSLAHTVAQVIPLPYTDSTEQRLHLIIDINRYAYLYPRTSEAIGILQREFSNVYWYSVDADNGVIRGHALKSNCIHKVVDEYCFDFRNLWSIVFPSESEKIIATVTRKSNEVVHTQAKVMTDHDVMYKYVSKNVLFVANAAPKASGEIGTATPEEASLVIYIIDTVTGRILHRMTHHGCQGPVHAVFSENWVVYHYFNLRAHRYEMSVVEVYDQSRADNKDVWKFVLGKHNLTSPISAYYRAEVVTKSQSYFFTHSVKAIEVTSTAKGITSKQLLIGTIGDQVLALDKRFLDPRRTLNPSQAEKEEGIIPLTDSLPIISQSYITHSLKVEGLRGIVTVPAKLESTSLVFAYGVDLFFTQIAPSRTYDSLTEDFSYALLLLTIVALVAAIFVTWVLSQRKDLQEKWR; encoded by the exons ATGGCCATGACGATTAGGGTTTTCCTCATCCTTCTACTCTTTCTCTCATCTACTCATCTCAGTTACTCGCTTTACGAAGATCAAGTTGGCCTCATGGATTG GCATCAACAGTACATTGGGAAAGTAAAGCACGCTTTGTTCCATACTCAAAAGTCTGGACGCAAGCGTGTTTTAGTATCCACCGAAGAGAATGTTGTAGCTTCACTCGACCTTCGTCGTGGAGAGATTT TTTGGAGGCATGTTCTTGGGACcaatgatgttgttgatggacTTGACATTGCCCTGGGAAAAT ATGTCATAACTCTTTCCTCGGATGGAAGTATATTGAGAGCATGGAACCTTCCTGATGGACAGATGGTTTGGGAGTCTTTCCTTCAGGGATCAGTGGCATCAAAGTCAATATTATACATTCCA AAAAACCTGAAAGCCGACAAGGATGATTTGATCCTTGTTTTTGGTAAAGGTTGTCTCCATGCTGTTTCCAGCATAGATGGTGAAGTTCTCTGGAAGAAAGATTTTGTGGGTGAAAG CATTGAGGTTAACCATATTATTCAGTCTACCGACGAGATATATGTAGCTGGTTTTGTTGGTTCTTCAAAGTTTTATGTGTATGGATTGAATgctaagaatggagaattgctaAAGAATGATCATAAAGCACTTCCTTGTGATACTTTTGGGGAATTATTATCAGTCTCAGGTGATAAGTTTGTTGTGTTGGATAAAACGAGGTCTAAGATACTAACAATAAACATCAAGAATGGAGAGATTAGTTACAAACAGAAGCCTATTTCAGACCTCATCGAGGATTCATCTGGACAGGCAGTATTATTACCATCAAGGCTTCCAGAGTTGTTTGCATTACGTATCAATTCCCATGTTCTTTTAATTAAAGTGACAAATGAAGGTGAGTTGGTGCTGGTTGACCAAATTAATAATGCAGCAGCTGTTAGCGATGCTTTGTCAATTCCAGAGGGTCAACATGCTTTTGCATTTGTTCAACATGAAGACAGTAAAATTCACCTATTTGTAAAGGATGTTAATGATTGGAATGGTGATTTGCTCAAGGAAAGAGTAGTAATAGACCATCAAAGAGGGAACGTTGATAAGATTTTTATAAACAATTATGTGAGGACAGATAGATCTTACGGTTTTAGAGCATTGATGGTAATGGAGGATCATTCACTCTTATTAGTACAACAAGGAGAAATTGTCTGGAGTAGAGAGGATGGTCTTGCATCAGTTGTAGATGTAACCGCATCTGAACTACCTGTGGAAAAGGAAGGTGTATCTGTGGCAAAAGTGGAACAGAACCTCTTTGAATGGCTTAAG GGACATGTGCTGAAGCTCAAAGGAACTTTAATGATTGCAAGTGCTGAGGATGTAGTAGCTATTCAAGCGCTGAGGTTAAGGAGTTCCGAGAAAAGCAAAATGACTCGTGATCATAATGGTTTTCGTAAGTTGCTTATAGTACTTACAAGGGCAGGAAAGGTTTTTGCTTTGCACACTGGAGATGGGCGTGTAGTTTGGTCTATTCTACTTCATACTCTGCGTAAAACAGAAGTGTGTGAACATCCGATTGGGCTTAACATTTATCAGTGGCAGGTTCCACATCATCATGCATTGGATGAGAATCCTTCTATCCTTGTAGTTGGGCGATGTGGACCAAGTTTGGCTGCACCATCtgttctttcttttattgatgcATACACAGGGAAGGAACTCAATTCTTTGAGTCTTGCTCATACTGTTGCTCAAGTTATTCCACTGCCTTATACTGATTCAACTGAACAGCGTCTGCATCTAATTATAGACATAAACCGATATGCATACCTATACCCAAGAACTTCTGAAGCTATTGGCATTCTGCAACGTGAATTTTCAAATGTGTACTGGTACTCAGTTGATGCTGATAATGGTGTTATCAGAGGTCATGCCTTGAAGAGCAATTGCATTCACAAAGTAGTGGATGAATACTGCTTTGACTTCAGGAATTTATGGTCTATTGTATTCCCATCTGAATCAGAAAAGATTATTGCAACAGTAACAAGAAAATCAAATGAG GTTGTTCATACTCAAGCAAAAGTTATGACTGACCACGATGTCATGTATAAGTATGTATCGAAGAATGTACTTTTTGTCGCAAATGCAGCACCAAAAGCCAGTGGGGAAATTGGAACAGCCACCCCAGAGGAGGCATCGTTGGTCATCTATATCATTGATACTGTGACTGGTCGCATATTGCATCGCATGACACACCATGGTTGCCAGGGTCCTGTTCATGCT GTATTTAGTGAAAACTGGGTTGTCTACCACTATTTTAATCTCAGAGCACACAGATATGAGATGTCAGTTGTTGAGGTCTATGATCAGTCTCGAGCG GATAACAAAGATGTCTGGAAGTTTGTTCTTGGGAAGCATAATCTTACATCACCCATCTCTGCTTATTATCGAGCAGAAGTTGTTACAAAATCACAGTCATACTTTTTTACCCATTCTGTGAAAGCAATAGAGGTGACTTCGACGGCCAAGGGTATAACCTCTAAGCAGCTTCTTATTGGAACAATTGGTGATCAG GTTCTGGCACTTGATAAACGCTTTTTGGATCCCCGGCGCACACTTAATCCCTCACAAgctgaaaaagaagaaggaattaTTCCTCTTACCGATTCATTGCCCATCATTTCTCAG TCCTACATTACACATTCCCTTAAAGTGGAAGGTCTCCGAGGCATTGTAACTGTGCCTGCCAAGCTGGAGTCTACATCCCTCGTCTTTGCCTATGGAGTAGATCTATTTTTTACTCAGATTGCTCCTTCTAGGACTTACGATTCACTAACTGAAGATTTCAGCTATGCTCTACTTCTTCTTACAATTGTTGCACTTGTCGCTGCAATATTTGTCACTTGGGTATTATCCCAGAGGAAAGATCTACAAGAGAAATGGAGATGA